The Streptomyces europaeiscabiei genome window below encodes:
- a CDS encoding tetratricopeptide repeat protein yields the protein MNEQRDAALSQAVRLREEGTEQAREQLVSLAERYPQDAAIAYQAAWAHDALGLETEAVPFYERALSGSGLSSDDRHGVFLGLGSTYRVLGRYDLSLATLRRGLEEFPHDAALQTFLAMALYNLGESREAVRTLLNVTAATSTDRQVQRYRRAIEYYAENLDETQ from the coding sequence ATGAATGAGCAACGTGATGCGGCGTTATCGCAGGCTGTGCGCTTACGGGAAGAAGGGACCGAGCAGGCACGTGAGCAACTGGTGAGCTTGGCCGAGCGGTACCCCCAGGATGCTGCGATCGCCTATCAGGCTGCCTGGGCGCACGACGCCCTCGGCTTGGAGACTGAGGCCGTCCCGTTCTATGAGCGGGCGTTGAGCGGCTCAGGGCTGTCGTCCGATGACCGGCACGGGGTTTTCCTAGGGCTCGGAAGCACGTACAGGGTGCTCGGTCGCTACGATCTGTCGCTGGCAACGTTGCGTCGTGGCCTGGAGGAGTTTCCCCACGATGCGGCTCTGCAGACCTTCCTGGCCATGGCGTTGTACAACCTCGGTGAATCCCGCGAAGCCGTGCGGACATTGCTCAACGTAACGGCAGCCACCAGCACGGACCGGCAGGTGCAGAGGTACCGTCGTGCGATCGAGTACTACGCCGAGAACCTGGACGAGACACAGTAG
- a CDS encoding DinB family protein: MTKRTDTPPAWDERTQLATFLDYARGTALAKCEGVSPQDARKAPLPGSPLMTLCGLISHLRWVEYYWVQVVFLGEDMAGPLAEATDDDPDPEMRMAVDVPLSQLLAEYEEQSGRHHDLLAEHDLSSKAQRPIGDGRHVDLRWVFLHLIEETSRHNGHLDVVRELVDGRTGV, encoded by the coding sequence ATGACGAAACGCACGGATACGCCTCCCGCCTGGGACGAGCGGACGCAGCTGGCCACCTTCCTCGACTACGCACGGGGCACCGCGCTCGCCAAGTGTGAGGGCGTGTCACCACAGGACGCGCGGAAGGCGCCGTTGCCGGGATCGCCGCTCATGACTCTCTGTGGGCTGATCAGTCACTTGAGATGGGTCGAGTACTACTGGGTCCAGGTGGTGTTCCTCGGGGAGGACATGGCCGGTCCGCTCGCGGAGGCGACCGACGACGACCCCGACCCCGAGATGCGCATGGCTGTCGACGTTCCGCTGTCTCAACTCCTGGCCGAGTACGAGGAGCAGAGCGGCCGTCACCATGACCTGCTCGCCGAACATGACCTGAGCAGCAAGGCCCAGCGGCCCATCGGGGACGGCCGTCACGTCGACCTCCGCTGGGTGTTCCTTCACCTCATCGAGGAGACCTCTCGGCACAACGGGCACCTTGATGTCGTACGGGAACTCGTAGACGGGCGGACTGGCGTCTGA
- a CDS encoding VOC family protein, protein MSLEHPTIHSLTFDCTGDPYDLGLFWSELLGRPLADDDKPGDPEALIEDPAGGPRLLFVRVPEGKSAKNRLHFDLKPHGRTRAEEVERVLALGGRVIADHTRPDGGGWVLMADPEGNEFCVERGELG, encoded by the coding sequence TTGAGCCTCGAACACCCCACCATCCACAGCCTCACCTTCGACTGCACCGGAGATCCGTACGACCTCGGCCTCTTCTGGAGCGAACTGCTGGGCCGTCCGCTGGCCGACGACGACAAGCCCGGTGACCCGGAGGCGTTGATCGAGGATCCGGCCGGCGGCCCGAGGCTGCTCTTCGTCCGAGTGCCCGAGGGCAAGTCGGCGAAGAACCGGCTCCACTTCGATCTGAAGCCGCACGGCCGCACCCGGGCGGAGGAGGTCGAGCGGGTGCTCGCGCTGGGCGGCCGGGTGATCGCGGACCACACCCGCCCCGACGGGGGCGGCTGGGTCCTCATGGCGGACCCCGAGGGCAACGAATTCTGTGTGGAGCGAGGGGAGTTGGGCTGA
- a CDS encoding peptide ABC transporter substrate-binding protein, translated as MRGATHARWIAGAAAVALAATACGGGDDDSGGSSGSGDSGAVLSSSWGDPQNPLEPANTNEVQGGKVLDMIFRGLKRYDPKTGEAKDMLAEKIETTDSQNFTVTVKDGWTFSNGEKVTAKSFVDAWNYGASLKNNQKNAYFFEYIQGYDKTHPDDGSKQTADTLSGLKVVDDNTFTVELTQKFSTFPDTLGYNAYAPLPQSFFTDHDAWLSKPVGNGPYAVDSYTKGSQLSVRKWDDYPGEDKAQNGGVDLKVYTDNNTAYTDLMAGNLDLVDDVPAAQLKNVQADLGDRYINTPAGIIQTLSFPFYDKNWNKDGSEKVREGLSRAIDRDQITDTIFQKTRTPATDWTSPVLGEEGGYKKGLCGDACEYDADAAKQLIKEGGGLPGGQVKITYNADTGSHKQWVDAVCNSINNALDNDKACVGNPVGTFADYRNQITQRKMSGPFRAGWQMDYPLIQNFLQPLYYTNASSNDGKWSNADFDRLVDEANAESDTAKAVQTFQKAEEVVRDNMAAIPLWYQNGSAGYSARLSDVSLNPFSVPVYDQIKVG; from the coding sequence ATGCGTGGAGCCACGCACGCCCGATGGATCGCCGGCGCGGCGGCGGTGGCTCTCGCCGCGACCGCCTGCGGGGGCGGGGACGACGACAGCGGCGGCAGCAGCGGCAGCGGTGACAGCGGCGCGGTGCTCAGCTCCTCGTGGGGGGACCCGCAGAACCCGCTGGAGCCGGCCAACACCAACGAGGTGCAGGGCGGCAAGGTGCTCGACATGATCTTCCGCGGCCTGAAGCGGTACGACCCCAAGACCGGTGAGGCGAAGGACATGCTCGCCGAGAAGATCGAGACGACCGACTCGCAGAACTTCACCGTCACCGTCAAGGACGGCTGGACCTTCAGCAACGGCGAGAAGGTCACCGCCAAGTCCTTCGTGGACGCCTGGAACTACGGGGCCAGCCTCAAGAACAACCAGAAGAACGCGTACTTCTTCGAGTACATCCAGGGCTACGACAAGACGCACCCCGACGACGGCAGCAAACAGACCGCCGACACCCTCTCCGGGCTGAAGGTCGTCGACGACAACACCTTCACGGTCGAGCTCACCCAGAAGTTCTCGACGTTCCCCGACACCCTCGGCTACAACGCCTACGCCCCGCTGCCGCAGTCGTTCTTCACCGACCACGACGCCTGGCTGAGCAAGCCCGTCGGCAACGGCCCGTACGCCGTCGACTCGTACACCAAGGGCTCCCAGCTGTCGGTGCGGAAGTGGGACGACTACCCCGGCGAGGACAAGGCGCAGAACGGCGGTGTGGACCTGAAGGTCTACACCGACAACAACACCGCCTACACCGACCTGATGGCGGGCAACCTCGACCTCGTCGACGACGTCCCCGCCGCCCAGCTGAAGAACGTCCAGGCCGACCTCGGTGACCGGTACATCAACACCCCGGCCGGCATCATCCAGACCCTGTCCTTCCCGTTCTACGACAAGAACTGGAACAAGGACGGCTCGGAGAAGGTCCGCGAGGGGCTGTCCCGGGCGATCGACCGCGACCAGATCACCGACACCATCTTCCAGAAGACCCGCACCCCCGCCACCGACTGGACCTCCCCCGTCCTCGGCGAGGAGGGCGGCTACAAGAAGGGTCTGTGCGGGGACGCCTGCGAGTACGACGCGGACGCCGCCAAGCAGCTGATCAAGGAGGGCGGCGGCCTCCCCGGCGGCCAGGTCAAGATCACGTACAACGCGGACACCGGCTCCCACAAGCAGTGGGTCGACGCCGTCTGCAACTCCATCAACAACGCCCTCGACAACGACAAGGCGTGCGTGGGCAACCCGGTCGGCACCTTCGCCGACTACCGCAACCAGATCACCCAGCGGAAGATGAGCGGCCCGTTCCGTGCCGGCTGGCAGATGGACTACCCGCTCATCCAGAACTTCCTGCAGCCGCTCTACTACACCAACGCCTCCTCCAACGACGGCAAGTGGTCCAACGCCGACTTCGACAGGCTCGTCGACGAGGCCAACGCCGAGTCGGACACCGCGAAGGCCGTGCAGACCTTCCAGAAGGCCGAGGAGGTCGTCCGGGACAACATGGCCGCCATCCCGCTCTGGTACCAGAACGGCAGCGCGGGCTACTCGGCGCGCCTGTCCGACGTCTCCCTGAACCCGTTCAGCGTGCCGGTGTACGACCAGATCAAGGTCGGCTGA
- a CDS encoding ABC transporter permease has translation MGRYVVRRLLQMIPVFVGATLLIFLMVNVMGDPIAGLCGDRECDPATAAQLRREFGLDMPVWQQYLTYMGNVFTGDFGTAFNGQEVTELMASAFPVTIRLTIVAILFEIVIGITLGVVTGLRRGRPVDTGALVVTLVVISVPTFVTGLLLQLLLGVEWGWISPSVSSEAPFDELIVPGLVLASVSLAYVTRLTRTSIAENARADYVRTAVAKGLPRHRVIRKHLLRNSLIPVVTFIGTDIGALMGGAIVTERIFNIHGVGYQLYQGILRQNTQTVVGFVTVLVLVFLAANLIVDLLYAVLDPRIRYA, from the coding sequence GTGGGGCGGTACGTCGTCCGGCGCCTGCTGCAGATGATCCCGGTCTTCGTGGGCGCCACACTCCTGATCTTCCTGATGGTGAACGTGATGGGCGACCCCATCGCGGGCCTCTGCGGCGACCGGGAGTGCGATCCGGCGACGGCCGCCCAGCTGCGCCGCGAGTTCGGCCTCGACATGCCCGTCTGGCAGCAATACCTGACCTACATGGGCAATGTCTTCACCGGCGACTTCGGCACCGCGTTCAACGGGCAGGAGGTCACCGAGCTGATGGCCTCCGCCTTCCCCGTCACCATCCGGTTGACGATCGTGGCGATCCTCTTCGAGATCGTCATCGGCATCACCCTCGGTGTCGTCACCGGCCTGCGGCGCGGGCGGCCCGTCGACACCGGGGCGCTGGTGGTCACCCTGGTGGTCATCTCGGTCCCCACCTTCGTCACCGGTCTGCTGCTCCAGCTGCTGCTCGGTGTGGAGTGGGGCTGGATCAGCCCGTCGGTCTCCTCCGAAGCCCCCTTCGACGAGCTGATCGTCCCCGGGCTCGTCCTCGCCTCCGTCTCCCTGGCGTACGTCACCCGCCTGACCCGGACGTCCATCGCGGAGAACGCCCGCGCCGACTACGTCCGCACCGCCGTCGCCAAGGGACTGCCCCGGCACCGCGTGATCCGCAAACACCTGCTGCGGAACTCCCTGATCCCCGTGGTCACCTTCATCGGCACCGACATCGGAGCCCTCATGGGCGGCGCGATCGTCACCGAGCGGATCTTCAACATCCACGGCGTCGGCTACCAGCTCTACCAGGGCATCCTCCGCCAGAACACCCAGACCGTCGTCGGCTTCGTGACCGTCCTCGTCCTGGTGTTCCTGGCCGCCAACCTGATCGTCGACCTCCTCTACGCCGTACTCGACCCGAGGATCCGCTATGCCTGA